One region of Prochlorococcus marinus str. GP2 genomic DNA includes:
- a CDS encoding SAM-dependent methyltransferase → MNSLPANNPDWLVKKIIKMGGTISFYDFMNFALNDPINGYYGSGKAKLGVRGDFVTSPSLSDDFAFLVGKQIEDWLIQFKSSFSSNQTLSVTEFGAGDGSFMSGLIKYFLANNKNFLEGVSFVIIEPNEGMVEKQKNKLEEFLNLGIDILWKGLDEVEENNINGIVLANEVLDALPVERITFSKGKLIRQAVSIDKKSHKLFFDEMPITRELEKSFELAKSELGITIPPEDALEGWTTEWHVDNSKWLEAIYGKINNGILLIIDYAKEAKKYYNSKNSDGTIVSYENQKMKNNILDSPGNCDLTSHVCIETLINDAETLGFNTDGITKQGEALLGLGLAERLYGIQRELKENLSNALLRREALLRLVDPVCLGDFKWFVFKKFNEKKMNINSTCLR, encoded by the coding sequence ATGAATAGCTTACCCGCGAATAATCCAGATTGGTTAGTAAAAAAAATAATAAAAATGGGTGGGACTATAAGTTTTTATGACTTTATGAATTTTGCATTAAATGATCCTATTAATGGTTATTACGGAAGCGGTAAAGCTAAGTTAGGCGTTCGAGGAGATTTTGTCACATCACCATCTTTATCTGATGATTTTGCTTTTTTGGTTGGTAAACAAATAGAAGATTGGTTGATTCAGTTCAAAAGTAGTTTTTCATCTAATCAAACATTATCTGTAACTGAATTTGGAGCTGGAGATGGAAGCTTTATGAGTGGATTAATTAAGTATTTTTTAGCAAACAACAAGAATTTTTTAGAAGGAGTTTCTTTTGTAATTATTGAACCTAATGAAGGGATGGTAGAAAAACAAAAAAATAAATTGGAGGAATTTTTGAACTTAGGTATTGATATTTTATGGAAAGGTTTGGATGAAGTAGAGGAAAATAATATAAATGGAATAGTTCTAGCAAATGAGGTTTTGGATGCTTTGCCAGTAGAAAGAATAACCTTCTCAAAGGGAAAATTAATTCGACAAGCAGTTTCTATAGACAAAAAATCTCATAAATTATTTTTTGATGAAATGCCAATTACACGTGAATTGGAAAAAAGTTTTGAACTTGCTAAAAGTGAGTTGGGAATAACTATTCCGCCTGAAGATGCTCTTGAAGGATGGACGACAGAATGGCATGTAGATAACTCAAAATGGTTAGAAGCTATTTATGGGAAAATCAATAATGGTATTTTATTGATTATTGATTACGCTAAAGAAGCTAAAAAATACTATAACTCTAAGAATTCTGATGGGACGATAGTTTCATATGAAAATCAAAAAATGAAGAATAATATCCTAGATTCTCCTGGAAATTGCGATTTAACATCTCATGTGTGCATTGAAACTTTAATTAATGATGCTGAGACTCTTGGATTTAATACTGATGGAATAACTAAACAAGGAGAGGCTTTGTTGGGGCTTGGATTAGCAGAGAGACTTTATGGGATTCAGAGAGAATTAAAGGAGAATTTATCAAATGCTCTTTTAAGAAGAGAGGCATTACTCAGACTAGTAGATCCTGTTTGTTTAGGTGATTTTAAGTGGTTTGTTTTTAAAAAGTTTAATGAGAAGAAAATGAATATAAATTCAACCTGTTTGCGTTAA
- the aroB gene encoding 3-dehydroquinate synthase, whose amino-acid sequence MNERKILVPLGDKSYEVTLEAGILNNISEELLKIGITKTRKILVISNKEISNLYGEKFLNNLKDNKFQAKMFLIKAGESYKNLKTLSEIYDVAFEFGLDRNSIIIALGGGIVGDVSGFAAATWLRGIEYIQIPTTLLSMVDSSVGGKTGVNHPKGKNLIGAFNQPKAVFIDPETLKSLPKREFSAGMAEVIKYGVIKDKELFEYLEIEKNKNELINLKNEYLIKIINSSIKTKSHVVSQDEHENGVRAILNYGHSFGHVIENLCGYGKFLHGEAISIGMNIAGKIAIEKGLWSKEELERQRILLESYNLPTEIPKINKEDVLTILMGDKKVRDGKMRFILPKEIGAVDIYDDVDDSLFLKFFS is encoded by the coding sequence GTGAATGAGAGAAAAATATTAGTTCCATTAGGTGATAAGTCATACGAAGTAACTCTAGAAGCAGGGATACTGAATAATATCAGCGAAGAACTCTTAAAAATTGGAATAACAAAGACAAGAAAAATACTTGTGATTTCAAATAAAGAAATATCAAATTTATATGGTGAAAAATTCTTAAATAATTTAAAAGATAATAAATTTCAGGCCAAAATGTTCCTTATCAAGGCTGGAGAATCATATAAAAATTTAAAAACCTTAAGTGAAATATATGATGTAGCATTTGAATTTGGCTTAGATAGAAATTCAATAATTATTGCCCTTGGAGGAGGAATTGTTGGAGATGTAAGTGGTTTTGCTGCTGCGACTTGGCTGAGAGGTATCGAATATATTCAGATTCCAACAACATTATTATCAATGGTTGATTCATCTGTGGGAGGAAAAACAGGAGTAAATCATCCAAAAGGTAAGAATTTAATTGGAGCTTTTAATCAACCTAAAGCAGTTTTTATTGATCCAGAAACCTTAAAAAGTTTGCCCAAAAGAGAATTTAGCGCAGGCATGGCTGAAGTAATAAAATACGGAGTAATAAAAGATAAAGAACTTTTCGAATACCTAGAAATTGAAAAAAACAAAAATGAACTTATAAATCTCAAAAATGAATATTTAATTAAAATAATTAATAGTTCAATTAAAACAAAGTCTCATGTTGTTTCTCAAGACGAACATGAAAATGGTGTTAGAGCAATATTGAATTATGGTCATTCTTTTGGTCACGTTATTGAAAATTTATGTGGATACGGCAAATTCCTGCATGGTGAGGCAATATCAATTGGTATGAATATTGCGGGGAAAATAGCAATTGAAAAAGGGTTATGGTCTAAAGAAGAATTAGAGAGACAGCGAATACTCTTAGAGAGTTATAATCTTCCTACTGAGATTCCCAAAATAAATAAAGAAGACGTTCTAACAATACTTATGGGTGATAAAAAAGTTCGTGATGGCAAAATGAGATTTATATTACCGAAAGAAATTGGTGCTGTTGATATATATGATGACGTAGATGATTCATTATTTTTAAAGTTTTTTTCTTAA
- a CDS encoding 5-(carboxyamino)imidazole ribonucleotide synthase — protein MSLKKNINDIKKNYSLGIIGGGQLALMLTEAAKKRDLEVCVQTKSCDDPAGSKADHVIEADPLKIRGNKSLINECEKIIFENEWIKIDKLNLIGNKDIFVPSLNAIKPLVDRFSQKKLIDRMNIPCPKWISIEDFKNLSDEEINNWTFPLMAKSNKGGYDGKGNRKIKTKEDLDSFLTENNSDEWLIEEWIEYEKELALVGSRDRTGKIRFFPIVETFQSNHVCDWVLAPGTNEYDLNLFAINIFSSIVNELNYVGVLAIEFFYGDNGLLINEIAPRTHNSAHFSIEACTSSQFDQYVCISSGIMPPEIKMNCEGAIMINLLGLKKNFPISMETRTKMLSEIEGSNIHCYGKSREILGRKMAHITFLLNGKTHSERYDEAQVLLTMVRDIWPSPNG, from the coding sequence ATGAGTTTAAAAAAAAATATAAACGATATTAAGAAAAATTATTCCCTAGGAATAATTGGAGGTGGTCAGCTGGCATTGATGTTAACCGAGGCAGCAAAAAAAAGAGATTTAGAAGTATGTGTGCAAACAAAATCTTGTGATGATCCTGCTGGTTCAAAAGCAGATCATGTCATAGAAGCTGATCCTTTAAAGATAAGAGGTAATAAATCATTAATTAATGAGTGTGAAAAAATAATTTTTGAAAATGAATGGATAAAAATTGATAAATTAAATTTAATTGGCAATAAAGATATTTTTGTTCCAAGCCTTAATGCAATTAAACCATTAGTAGATAGGTTTTCTCAAAAAAAATTAATAGATAGAATGAATATTCCTTGTCCAAAGTGGATAAGTATTGAAGATTTTAAAAATCTCTCGGATGAGGAAATCAATAATTGGACTTTTCCTTTAATGGCAAAATCAAATAAAGGTGGATATGACGGCAAAGGGAACAGAAAAATAAAGACAAAAGAAGATTTAGATTCTTTTTTAACAGAGAATAATTCTGATGAATGGTTAATAGAAGAATGGATAGAGTATGAAAAAGAACTGGCTCTTGTCGGTTCTAGAGATAGGACAGGTAAGATAAGATTCTTTCCAATAGTTGAGACATTCCAATCAAACCATGTTTGTGATTGGGTTCTTGCACCTGGAACAAATGAATATGATTTGAACTTATTTGCAATAAATATTTTCTCTTCAATAGTCAATGAACTTAATTACGTTGGTGTTTTAGCTATTGAATTCTTCTATGGCGATAATGGTCTTTTAATTAATGAAATAGCTCCTAGAACACATAACTCAGCTCATTTCTCTATTGAAGCTTGTACTTCAAGTCAATTTGATCAATATGTTTGCATTTCTTCCGGGATAATGCCACCTGAAATTAAAATGAACTGTGAAGGGGCAATTATGATAAATCTTCTGGGATTAAAAAAGAATTTCCCAATCTCAATGGAAACCAGAACTAAAATGTTATCTGAAATTGAGGGTTCTAATATTCATTGTTACGGCAAATCTCGAGAAATCCTGGGAAGAAAAATGGCTCACATTACATTTTTATTAAATGGTAAAACGCATTCAGAAAGATATGATGAGGCACAAGTTTTGTTAACTATGGTACGAGACATATGGCCATCTCCAAATGGATAA
- a CDS encoding DUF1651 domain-containing protein, giving the protein MTLGGANVWTNFSYGYRNESPSGWLLSPDRSRLILFTRNKKSPRSSMRIFAHTYYANDLGEPRAIKSSTQMYLDNAWDKWHDLQLEGWTFEELELPESV; this is encoded by the coding sequence ATGACTTTAGGAGGAGCTAATGTTTGGACTAATTTTTCTTACGGTTATCGTAATGAGTCCCCAAGTGGTTGGTTGCTTAGCCCAGACCGCAGCAGATTAATCTTATTTACAAGGAATAAAAAATCTCCAAGAAGTAGTATGAGAATTTTTGCTCATACATATTATGCAAATGATCTTGGTGAGCCAAGGGCAATTAAATCATCAACTCAAATGTATTTGGATAATGCTTGGGATAAATGGCATGACCTTCAATTAGAAGGTTGGACTTTTGAAGAACTTGAATTACCTGAATCAGTATGA